The Blastopirellula sediminis sequence TCGAGCGTTACCAATTCGCCGGGGGCGATTTTGCCGCGGGTTTTGGCGAGAACCAGCCAGTGACCGTTGACGTCTGATTCGAGATAGAGTCCTTGCCAACGTCCGCCGGTCAGCGCGCGGCGACCAACCAGGCGAGCCGGGACGACTTTGGTGTTGTTGAGGACGAGATGATCGGACGGAAGTAAAATTTCGGGAAGATCGCGAATATGGCGATGCTCAAGCTGTCCGGACTTGCGATCTACCACCAAAAGGCGGGCGTCCGCTCTTTTTTCGAGCGGCTCTTGCGCAATCAACTCTTTCGGTAGTTTATAGTCGTATTGTTCGATGCTGGTCATAAGGCGGGGGGCTTTAAGGGCGTGGGCGTCGAAAGGTTAGCATGCGACGCATTTTTGTAATATAGATGGCAATCGCTCTTTTTTTCTACCCGAGGCCGCCAGAAGAGTGACCGTGACGCCTGCAAAATCTTCACCCCACGCATCAACGCGGATCCGCGTAGCGCTGGTAATCACCGAATTGGAAGTCGGCGGGGCCGAGCGATGCCTGGCCAATTTGGCGACGCGGCTAGATCGGACTCGGTTCGACGTGGCGGTGATTTCGCTGGCCTCGCGACCGGCGCCGGGACGGGACGTCCTGGTTCGACAGTTGGAAGAGGAGGGGATCGGCGTCACCTTTTTAAACTGCGACTCGAAGTGGCGATTGCCGATTGCCGTTCGCCGATTGTCTCGCCTGCTCAGCGCCGCGAGTCCTCACGTCGTCCATAGTTTTTTGTTTCATGCCAACGTTGCGTCCAGTATGGCGATGGGGCGACGACGGAAGAGTAAACTGATTCACGGATTGCGGGTTGCCGAACAAGGCTCATGGCGGCGATGGCTGCAAAGTCACTATGCGAAAAAAGCGGATCTGACGCTGGTCGTCAGTCGCAAGCTGAAGCAGTTCGCACGCGACGTGTTGCAGGTCCGATCGCTCGTCACTCCCAACGGAATCGACCTGGTCGAGTTCGACGAGCAGACGACCCAAGACATCGGCATGAAACAAGTCGACGGACGAAAACGAATGATCGCCGTCGGTCGATTGGATCCGCAAAAGGGGTTCGACTGGCTGCTCGACACGCTCCGCGATTTTCTCTTGGGAAGCGACGATTGGGAGCTGCAAATTGTCGGCGCCGGACCGCAAGAGAATGCGCTGAAGGACCAAGCGAGGAAGCTGCATCTGATCGATCGCGTGCAGTTTTTGGGGCGTCGCGCGGACGTGCCGCAGCTGCTATCGGACGCTGATCTTTTCCTGCTCTCGTCGCGCTGGGAGGGAATGCCCAACGCGCTGATCGAAGCGATGGCGGCTCGCTTGCCGGTCGTCGCAACCGATGTGGAAGGAGTCGCTCAGCTGCTGGGACCGCTGCACGCGGCGCAGCTATCGCCGGCCGGAGACGCGGAAGAGTTCGTCAATCGCGTCAGCGTGCTAGCAGCGGACGCCACTTTGCGCGTCGAGTTGGGTGAAGCGAATCGTGCACGGGTCGAGTCGCATTTTACGCTCGACAAGATGGTGAAGCGGCATGCGAAAGTCTATCGCTGCGCAGCGCGATCGCTTGATAGCGTGCTAGCGTCGCCGCCTGAAAACCGCTGAAAAATTCTCCAAGAAATCTTTTCCGACGTAGCGCGTAGCGGCGTCATTCTTTAGGCGTGCTAGCGATAAATGCTAGCGGCCATGCTTGGCGAAAACGAAGGTTGACCCGTTCGTAACGATTCTTACCTTTAGGCAAATCGTCATTGAACGATCTCGATTACGACGTCCGTCCGTTCGTCATGTTGGGGGGAAGGAATCTCCCGGTGCGGCGAACTGTGGGCGAAGCGGCAAGTGCAGCGGCCGACTTCGCCAACCTCGCCGATGCCGGGCGCATGGATGCGCCTGCGGCGAGGTTTTTTCTTTTCGAAGCGACGTCCCATTTCCAGGGTAGGCTGGGTCAAGACCCAGCACAAAGGATCTGGAATCCAAGGCGAACGACGATATTCGTTGTGGGTTGGGAAGTGATTCTTTCGTGCGGGCGAAACTCTTGCCGCCGACTTAAATTTGCTGGGTCGCGACCCAGCCTACGCCTGCTAACCACTGTTCACCAGACGGCGATCAGGTAAGCTGGAAGGACGAAATTCTCCCTGTTTTTCCGCACTTTTTCGCACTTGGCACATGACTTCGACCGTTCACGTTTCCGTCCTCCCGCAAGAGGTGATCGAATATCTCGATCCGCAACCGGGGCAGATCTTTGCTGACGGAACGCTAGGTGGCGGCGGGCATACGCGGCAACTGGCCGAACGCGTTGGGGACACCGGTTTGGTGATTGCCTGCGATCGCGACCTGGCGGCCATTGAGAGAGCCGAGCAGTCGCTGCGCGGCCTGCCGATCAAAGTGACGCAGCGCAACTTCAGCGAGCTTCCTAGCGTCCTTAAAGAGCTCGAGATCGACCAGATCGACGGGCTGCTGTTGGACCTCGGACTTTCGAGCGATCAGTTGGCCGATCGTAATCGCGGTTTCAGCTTCGACTCCGATGGCCCGCTCGATTTGCGGTTTGACGACACGGAGGGAGATACCGCCGCTGACCTGGTGAATCTGTTGTCGGAGAAGGACCTGGCCGACGTCATTTATCAGAACGGCGAAGAGCGATTGAGCCGCCGGATCGCCAAGAAGATCTGTCTGCGGCGGAAGGAAAAGCCGTTTCTGCTAGCAAACGATTTGGCCGAGTTGTGTGCTAGCTGCTATCCGGCTCGTGGGGCGAAAGAACGGATCCATCCGGCGACGCGCACGTTTCAAGCGCTGCGCATTGCCGTGAACCGAGAGCTCAGTTCGCTTGAAAGCATTCTGAAGACGGCGCCCGATTTCGTCCGCGTAGGCGGCAAAATCGCCATCATCAGCTTCCACTCCCTGGAAGATCGGCGAGTAAAAGAAGCGTTTCGCGAAGATCCACGCCTCGAACCGGTGACCAAGAAGCCGATAATCCCTAGTGAGGAGGAGATTTTACGGAACCCTCGCAGTCGCAGCGCCAAGTTGAGAGTGGCGCGGCGTACGTAGGCATGCGGGGAATTGGGCTTGAGTCAAACCTCGACTCCAGCTAGCGTCGACTGCCGACCGAAGAAGGAGGCGGTCGCAAGGAGTGAATATCGTGCGCAGGGAAGCTCGAATTGGATTTGCGATCGTCGGCTGTCTGGCCGCGATCCTCATGTACGCTGCCGTCAAGCGTATGTGGCTTCTTGCGCAGGTCGCCCGCGACGACTCGCCGGCGCCAACCATTCCTGTCGCTTCCATCTCCGCCAAGAGCGCCCTAGAGCCGGTCATTACTCTCCCCGAACAGCCGACCTCGACCGCCGTCTATCAAGAGCCAAGCGTCGCAGACGCCGACCCCAATAAATCAGCCGTTCCATTCCCGTCGCGGTTCGCCATTCCGATGAACGGAAACGAAGAGGCGGAACAAGTCGCCGCGGCTGCCACGGAACATCCGCCAGCGGACGAACTACCAAAGTCGCCGGTCGCCGTCGATACGACGCCGATCGAAGCCGCTCCTCCGCTCGGACGATTCTCGAGTCGCTTCTCCGCTGCACCTGTAGCGGAGCCTGCATTGCCTGCTCCGGCGCAAGAAACGGAGACGCCGCAGCCAGAAGCGATGGCGTCGCTCGCCGCCGATTCGGTCGCCGCGATCAAGTCTCGCTTCTCGACCACTCCCGCGCCGGCGCCGAAAGCTACAGAAGAGAAATCGAACGCCAACAACCCGATGCCGATCATGTCGAGCGCCGGATCGCTCTTGGGTTCGCTCGCGTCGCGACTGGCCAGCAACATGACGTCGTCGCAGTCGGCGGAGCCGGAAACGACGGAATCGCTCGCGCCGACCGTTACGTTGCCGTCGCAGCCAACGGCCGCGCCGCAGCCGACCGCCGTCGCCGAAGCGCCGCAGCCAGAAACAGGCTCGCAGGCTTCGCTCCGCATCGTCGGCGAAAAGCCGAGCGAGCCGCAGCCGGAAACGCCGCCGGAAGCGAAGCTGATCAAGCCGGCGCCGATCGTCGAAGCGCAGCCGCTTCCTTCACGCCCGGTCGTCACCGCTGCGCCGCGCGACATGCCGACGACGACTCGGCCAACCTGGCAGGCCGGCGAAACGAAGATCGAACCAGTCGCCACCCCGGTCGCGACGACGCCGCAGCCGCAACCGCGACTGAATCGCGCGTTCGCATCGACCGCCGCGTCCGCGTCGATTCCGACAACGAACTACGTGCCGGCGCAAAACGCCAGCTCGACGAAGGTGGTCACGACCGACGACGCGATGCCGCACCGCTTGCCGCCGACGATCGAAGTTTCGAGCGACACTGACAAAGGCGTTACCAAAGAAGCTGACCCGGCATGGGTTCAGCAGATGATCCAAAGCGGCAGTTTTATTCCTGGCCAGCGATTCGTCCCGACGCAGACGCCGCAGCCGCTGCCGATCGGTCAGCAATCGGCGCAGCCACTCGCCAATCCTGCCCAGCCGCCGGCCACCGCGATTACGCCGACGCAAACGCAACCGACGACCTACGTCGTCCAGCCAGGGGACGACTTGGCGACGATCGCTCGTCGCACCTTAGGCGACGCCGCACGCTGGGGCGAACTGTTTCGCTTGAACCGCAATGTGATCGGCGATTATCCCGATCAGATGAAGCCGGGGATGACGTTGCGGTTGCCGCAGTAACGCTGCGTCGTCGATCTATTACAACCGATCGAGCAGATCGATCGAGTTCCATTCCTCCTCCGTTAACCATCGTTGGTCGTAGGCAATCCTCGTAGTCGCCCCTTCGGAGTCGAGAATGTAGATGTGCGAGCCCTTTTTGCGTTGGTAGTAATTCAGAAGCTCCGACCCTCGTAGGACGATCGCTTTGGCCTTTCCTGGGATGACGATTGGCTTGGTAACCGCCTGCCCTAGCTGAATCTCGCCTTGGGGAAATTGGACGTTCAAACCCGGTACGCTCTCTCCATCTCGCCAATCGTCCTCGACTGCCGCGGCGGCGTCGATGAAGCAACAGAGTCGGGCATGCGAAGTGAACTTGAAGCACTCGCTACGCCAATTCTCGTTGTAGCGGAGGGCGATTCGGTAGTCGTCCAGATCAAAGTCATCGCGATAGAAGAAGAGGTGGAGGCCGTTCGTCTCTTCCGTGACGCGCGTGCCATCGTCGCGGCGGATTTCGCGAATCTCTTTGGCGTTGTATCGCCGGACGTCGTCATAGACCTTTCGCAGGTTCGCCAGAAACTGCTTGTCGGCGATTTCGACGGTCGCTTTCTCGTAACCGGCGTAGCCGCAGAACGCCATCTCAAAGGTATCGCGAAGGGAATAGTCCCAGACGTACGGCGGCTGTCGTTTCTCCAGTGAGTCGAGCAACTCTTCGGTCACCGTCACATGAAAGAAGGCGTCGCCGGGCATGAAGTAGTTGTTGCTGGCGCGGCTGTAACTGGCGGCGAATAGCAGCAGAGCAAGAGGTGTGAGAAGTTGCAGGATACGCATGTTGGGGCTCCCGGAGATGAGCATTGAGTGCCAGGAGTATCGTACTACGCGGCGGGAAGAGCCGCCATGAATTGGCGCAAAGCGGCCCAGTTATGTGGCGCGCACGAAAAAGGGGATCTCATCAGAGATCCCCTTTTCGATGTTCGATCTACAACCGCTTCGACTAGAACGCGTAGTTCGGGTTCTTCGTGTCGAAGTCGGTGTCGGTGAAGCCGTTGTTCAGCTTCAGGTTGCTGTAGGTGTATTCTTCAAACAGCATCGGCTGATCGCCGGCCTTTTTGGGCCAATCCCAAGCGGCGTAGCGAATCGGCAGTTGCAGTTCGTCGTCGATAAAGATGTGGGCTTTGTGGAAGCGGAAGTTCGATCGCGGGGTCGGGTGGATCACTTCGATCGCGGTGCAGACCCGATCGTTGATCTTGGCGCCCTGGTAGAACTTCACTTCGCATTCGCCGTAACGCATGTCTTCTTCGGCCACTTCGATCAAGCGGACGATCAGGTTGCGGATGCCGATCTCGGTGATCGGATAGCGGTTGTTCCGCATCGCGAGCATGCCGTTCGGATCGAGCGGAACCGTGACCAACTTCAAGAGGTTGCCCCCTTCGTGCGCGATCAGGTTGCCGTTGTTGTGACCTTTGACGTAGACCACTTCACGGCCCTTGATGTTGGCCGGTGCGACGAATCGCATGTAAACGCTGAACGGCGTGACGACGGAGCCATTGCCGTCGACCTGTTCGTTGCGGATCTTGGTGTACATGTACTCGGGATCGAGCACTTTGCCGCTGATCTGTTCGCGCTTGACCAGCGTGCATTCGTAGTCGCGGACCGATTGATCGATCCGGTCGAGGGCTCGCTTGGCCAATTCGACCGCCGGGGTCAGCGGATGCTGGGCGGCGACCTGTTGAGTCGCGTTGGGGTTGTTGGAAACGCGGTAAACCGGTTCCTTCATGTTGCTGCGGCCTTCTTCGCCACGAAGCAAAGAGGCGGCGCCCAGCGTCAGCGCCGGGGCGGCCAACAGTAGTCGGCGTCGCGATAGAGTAGGCTCGGCCATCTTCATTCTCCCTGATATTCTTGCGTCACGCGGCTTCCATGCGTCGCGTTGGGACTCGTGTACGTTTGATTCGTAACGACCGGGGCGTCGGTTCGCCGGGACCAGCCGAAATTTCGTCGGCTTTTCGGTCTTATCGCCCTACCGCAGCGGAAAAATTACAATAACTGCGCGGACCGGCAAGGATTGCCTAAACCCACGTTTAACCGATCCAGTCGCTAGAGTCTACCGAAACCATCCAAAATTGTGGAGAGAGAAACTCGGTGTTAGAAATCGACGCTGTCATCAGTATGCCCTTTGACGAGAACACTTACATCGTCCGCAACGAGGGCGCAAGCGACTGTCTGGTGGTCGATCCAGGCTTGGAGCCGGGCAAGATTCTCGACTTTTTGAAGCAGCATCAGCTGACGCCGGTCGCGATTCTGAATACGCACGGCCACAGCGATCACATCGGCGGAAATGCCGCTCTCAAAAGGACTTACCCCGACGCGCCCCTGATTATTGGCCGCGGCGACGCCGAAAAACTGACCGATCCGCAGAAGAATCTCTCGGCCGCGTTCGGCGTGGCGCTGATCAGCCCCCCGGCCGATCAGCTGGTCGACGAAGGGGACGTCCTTGACCTGGCCGGGATCAAGCTGGAAGTTCGCGAAGCTCCTGGCCACTCCGTTGGACACGTCGTATTCATCATCCATGATGCGAAAGCGATTTTAGGGGGGGACGTCCTTTTTGCCGGCAGCATCGGGCGAACCGACTTCTTCGACGGCGACTTCGGCGCCCTCCGTGATGCGATCCACGACAAACTATTTACCTTGCCGGGGGATTTCGTCGTCTATCCCGGACATGGGCCGGAAACGACCATCGCCGAAGAAATCGCCGAGAACCCGTTTGTCGGCAAGCCGGCGGGGTATCGAGGTTAATACCGAATGGTTAGCCCAGATAGCTCTCGCTATCTGGGCCGACATCGTCGGCAGGAAGCATTAGTCCGAGCCGAACCAAGCATCGGCACTTCCCACGTCATTTGAAATGGAAGCTGCAGGTCTCGTTTTCGACCGCTGTCTGATGCTTCCTGCGGCTACGCCGCCCAGATAGCCAGAGCTATCTGGGCTAACCGCTAGTTACACGGTTATTCGAGTTGCGTGGGGCGATCCAGTATCGGCGGCGGCGTCGCCACGGCGACGTGCGCGGGGAAGTAGAGCGTAAAGCGGCTGCCGGCTCCGGGTTGGCTTTCGACGACGATGTCCCCGCCATGTTCGCGGAGGATCTTTTGGCTGACCGGCAGGCCAAGCCCCGTTCCGCGGTTTCCCTTGGACGACTCGAACGCGGTGAAGATCGCTTCCATCTTCTCCGGAGGAATGCCGCAGCCGTTGTCGACGACATCGATATTCAGCCGCTGCGCCTGTTCGTCGAGCGAGACCGAAACGTCGACCTTGGCGCCATCGACCGATTGCGTCGCATCGATCGCGTTGGAGACGACGTTCAGTACGGCGCGGTGAAGCCCCTCGACGTCGAACATCAGCTGAATGTCTTGAGGAAGGGGCGAATAGTGGAGCTCGACGCCGAATTCGGCCGCGCGGGCCTGCATCAGTTCGACGACGTCCCCCACGGTATCGTTGATGTTGGCGGCCGAGAGATCCGGCTCACGCTCTTTGCTGTAAGAGAGCATGTCCATCACCAGGGTCGAGATCCGCTCCTGGTTTCGCTCGACGATTCCCCAACCTTTTTCGATCAAGCCGACGTCGGCGCCTTTGATCCCTTCTTCGACCAGGTAGCTGCCGCCCCGGATCCCTTGCAGGATGTTCTTCACATGGTGCGAAATCGCGGCGACCGCCTGACCGACGGCGGCGAGTCGCTCGGACTGAACGACCGCGGAGTAGTAATTGGTGTCTTCGACGGCGAGGGCCGCCTGATGGGCGACCGCGACCATCAGCTTCAGGTGATCGTCATTGAAACGTCGCTTTTTCTGCATCGCGACGTCGCCAGGCGCCGTGAACGTATCGAGGTAAATCGCGCCGACGATGCCGTAGCGTCCCTGCATTGGGACGCAAATCGCCTCGCGAACTCCCTGCGTGATGATGCTGCCGGCCGGGTCCCAGCGGTCATCGTCGCTGGCGTTGGTCGTCAGCACCCCTTCGCGCTTTTCGAGGACGAAGTCGAGGATCGTCCGGCTGATCACGATCGCCTCGTCGGCGCCTTTGCGGCCAGGGCGGAAGCGGCGGGCTTTCGGCGTGAAGTGCAGCGATTCTTCGTCGAGCAGCATCACGCAGCCACGGTCGGCGTCGATCCAGTCGAAGACCAACCCCATGATGTAGTCGAGCAGTTGATCGATATCGAGCGTGCGGCTGACGGCGAGGGCCGTGTGATACATCAACTGGAGGTTGGCTCGTGCGGCGTTGAACCACTCTCCGGTCGCTCCTCCGGCGCTGGGAAGCATAAAAATCTGGCTTCCCTCGCTGTGATGGACGGTCCGAATGATCCGCGAGCCGTCGCTGACCATATCTTGCCGAACCAGCGGGTCGCGCTGCGCCTCACGAACTTCGCTCGCGGTCTCGGCATGGGTGAAGATCATCAACGTCCGTCCGAGTTGGACCCGATCGCCGCTGGTCAGATAACTGCGGGTGATCATTTCGTTGTTGATGTAGCAGCCGTTTGAGCTTTCGAGGTCGACCAGTTCGTACCGCGGGCCATCCATACGAATTTCCGCATGACGCCGCGAAATCTCGGTATCATGCAGTTGGATCGTATTGGTCCGGTCACGACCGATCGTGACGACCGCGTCGTTCAGCTCGAAACGTCTTCCTTGATCGTTGCCCTGAATGACGAATAGGGACGGCACGTTTTGCTCCCATGCTGGCGAATCGAAGAAGGCTTCATTTTATCGGTTAAGCGAGGGGGGGAGCAATGATGCTTGACGAGCGATGGTTGACCGGCGGTCCCTACTGGAGAAGAATCGGTTCTATTGCCAAATACTCCCCCACCTCCCTCCGCTAACTCTCGGATAGCGCTAAACATGCGAATCAAAAATACGCTGCTGGCCGCGTTGGTCGCTTGCCCGGTCTTGGTTTCCCCTCTGATGGCGGAGAACGAGGCGGCCATCAAAGCTGCCGAGTCGCGGATTCGGGATCACGTCGGCTTTTTGGCCTCCGACGAGCTGGAAGGGCGGGGCGTTGGCACCACCGGGCTGAATAAAGCGTCGCAATTCATGGCCGGTCAGCTGACGGCTCTTGGGCTCGACATGACCGCCGTCGGCGGCAAGCCGTTCCAAACGTTTGAGGTCGTTACCGAAGCGAAGCTTGGCCCCGACGACAAGAACACGCTGAAACTGGTTGGCCCCGAAGCGAAAGAAGCGGCGCCGCTGGAGCTGGGAAAGCAGTTTAATCCGCTCGCCGCCGGCGGGAGCGGCAAGTTTGATCTCCCGATCGTCTTCGTCGGCTACGGCATCACCGCGCCTGACTTGATGTATGACGACTACGCCGACATCGACGTTAAGGGAAAAGCGGTTCTGATGTTGCGAAAAGAGCCGCAAGGAGATCCCCACAATCCCCATAGCCCGTTCGGCGGTCCTCATCCGTCGCGGCATGCGACCTTCAGCCGCAAGATCTCGAACGCCTATCAACAAGGCGCCGCCGCTGTGATCATGGTCAATAATCTCGACGAGATCGAAACTCGCGTCGAAGATCAGCAAAACGTCTGGAACACCGCGGTCGCCGATATGGCCAAAGTGCAGGCCGAATATGACGCGCTCGCCGACGATGCGCCGGAAGAGAAAAAGATCGAACTGCGCGACAAGCTGACCGACCTGGCGAAAACGATCTCCGAAAGCGGCGCCAAGCTGAAAGAAGGAACCGACGAGGTTCTGCCGTTCATGGGCGCCGGCAGCGACGAGAGTCACCCGAACTTGCCGGTTTACTTCGCGCTGCGAAGTGCGATCGATCCGGTGGTGAAGAAGGCCCTCAACAATTCGCTGGCCGACTTGGAAGCGAAAATCAACGAAGCGAAAAAGCCGCACAGCGCCGTGCTGGCCGACTGGAAGGCGGTGGGCGAGACCGACGTCATTCGTGAAAAAGCGGAGATCAGCAACGTCATCGGCGTTCTGCATGGCGAAGGTCCGCTGGCGGACGAGATCATCCTGATCGGCGCTCACTACGATCACATCGGATACGGCGGCGAAGGCAGCCTGGCGCCTTGGACGCATGAGATTCATAACGGCGCCGACGACAACGCATCGGGCGCCGTCGCTCTGTTGGAAACGGCTCGCAAGATCGTCGGCCGCGACGGGAAGCCGAAGCGGACGATCGTCTTTATTGGGTTCACCGGCGAAGAACGCGGTCTCCTCGGCAGCGCCTATTATGTGAAGCATCCGGTGTTTGATCTCGAAAAGACGGTCGCGATGCTCAACATGGATATGGTTGGGCGTTTGACCGACGACAAGCTGATCATCAGCGGCAGCGGCACGGCGAAAGAGTTTGAGTCGCTCATCGATAAGCTGAACGAAGAGTACAAGTTCGCCGTCACCAAAGATCCCGGCGGTTTCGGTCCCAGCGATCACGCTTCGTTCTATGCGAAGGAGATCCCGGTGATGCACTTCTTTACTGGTACGCATGACGACTATCACCGCCCCAGCGACGACGTCGAGAAGCTTGATATCGCCGGCATTCGTCGCATCGCCAGCATGCTGGCGGACGCTGCGATAGCGGTGGATGCAATGCCGGCGCCGCCGGAATACGTCGCGATCGCGCCGGAATCGACCGAACGACGCACCGGATCGCGTCCTTACTTTGGCAGCATTCCCGACTTTAGCGTGGTTGGCCAAGGTTATGCGCTCCAAGGCGTTTCGCCGGACAGTCCCGCCGCAAAAGCGGGCATGAAAGCGGGCGATATCATCGTCAAACTAGGGGATAACAAGATCGCAGGTCTCGAAGACTTCGACGGCGCTCTGCGCGGCTACAAAGCAGGCGACAAAGCGAAGGTGACGATTATGCGGTCTGGAATGGAAATTACGCTTACGGTAACCTTAGCTGCGCCCCGATAAGTACTAGGTGACGGCCAAAATTTATTCTCGATTGGGGTGAACCAAATCGAGGAGGTTGTCGTACCGGTTCGGGTCTTTCCGCGGTATTACGGAAGTGCGGAATATTGGACTTTACCCGTTTGCAGTTTCCAGGCAGAATGCCGCTCGTTTGACAGCATCCGCATACGTCGAGCTGCCCGTAAAGCCGACGATTTACGGCGACATTCGCCCGCGGGGTCAGGACGACCAATTCAAACACAGCAAGGAGTGCTGAAAGTGAAGCGACTGTTTTCTTTGACCGCGATTTTGGTTTCCGCGATTTTCGTTAACTTTCTCGCGGAAGCGGCGAACGCCCAACAGGGCACCAATGTCGCCGTCATCGACATCCCCATGGTCTTCAAGGGGCATGCCCTCTTCAAGCGACAGATGGAAGACTTCAAGGTCGAAGTCGAAGCTGCTGAAAAGTCGATCGGCGCCGAACGCGACCGCATCACCAAGCTGATCCAGGAACTGAGCCAGCAGTACAAGCCGGGCTCGCCCGACTACAAAGTCAAAGAAGAGGAAATCGCTCGTCAGCAGTCGGAACTGCAAGTGAAAATGACGTTGCAGAAGAAGGACTTCATGGAAAAGGAAGCCCGCATCTACTTCAACGTTTATGACCAGGTCAAACGGACCGTCGCCTCGTTCGCCGAACGTAACAACATCGCGCTGGTCTTGCGTTACAACAGCACCGAAATCGAAGCTGACAACCGTCAGTCGGTTCTCGAAGGAATCAATCGCCCGGTTATCTATCAAAACCGGATCGACATCACCCAGGACGTCCTGTCGATGTTGAACGCCGGCGTTCCGCCGCAAACCCAAACGGCTCGCCCGCAAAGCGGCCTGATTCCTCGCTAGTCATCTCTCGCTTGACGTAACCCGCGGCGGAGGCTTGTTACGCCTTCCGCCGCTCGGTTCTCGCAGCACACCTATTTGCGCAATCCAGCATCCATGAAGAAACAGCTGCTGCGTTACGACGGCGAATATCGTTATCAACGAACCCTCGCCTCGTCGGCCTCCGTCGAAGGTATCGGTTACTGGTCGGGCAAGTCGAATCGCGTTGAGTTTCGACCCGCTCCGATCGACTCCGGCGTCACCTTCATCCGTGAGGATCTTCCGAACAAACCCCGCGTTGCGGCCCTGGTCGGCAACCGGATCGAAGTGCCGCGTCGCACCAATCTGACGGTCGGCGGCGTTACGGTCGAAATGGTCGAACATGTTTTGGCCGCTCTCTCCGGCATGCAAGTCGATAACTGCGAAGTTGCGGTT is a genomic window containing:
- the rsmH gene encoding 16S rRNA (cytosine(1402)-N(4))-methyltransferase RsmH, whose amino-acid sequence is MTSTVHVSVLPQEVIEYLDPQPGQIFADGTLGGGGHTRQLAERVGDTGLVIACDRDLAAIERAEQSLRGLPIKVTQRNFSELPSVLKELEIDQIDGLLLDLGLSSDQLADRNRGFSFDSDGPLDLRFDDTEGDTAADLVNLLSEKDLADVIYQNGEERLSRRIAKKICLRRKEKPFLLANDLAELCASCYPARGAKERIHPATRTFQALRIAVNRELSSLESILKTAPDFVRVGGKIAIISFHSLEDRRVKEAFREDPRLEPVTKKPIIPSEEEILRNPRSRSAKLRVARRT
- a CDS encoding DUF1571 domain-containing protein, whose amino-acid sequence is MAEPTLSRRRLLLAAPALTLGAASLLRGEEGRSNMKEPVYRVSNNPNATQQVAAQHPLTPAVELAKRALDRIDQSVRDYECTLVKREQISGKVLDPEYMYTKIRNEQVDGNGSVVTPFSVYMRFVAPANIKGREVVYVKGHNNGNLIAHEGGNLLKLVTVPLDPNGMLAMRNNRYPITEIGIRNLIVRLIEVAEEDMRYGECEVKFYQGAKINDRVCTAIEVIHPTPRSNFRFHKAHIFIDDELQLPIRYAAWDWPKKAGDQPMLFEEYTYSNLKLNNGFTDTDFDTKNPNYAF
- a CDS encoding LysM peptidoglycan-binding domain-containing protein gives rise to the protein MRREARIGFAIVGCLAAILMYAAVKRMWLLAQVARDDSPAPTIPVASISAKSALEPVITLPEQPTSTAVYQEPSVADADPNKSAVPFPSRFAIPMNGNEEAEQVAAAATEHPPADELPKSPVAVDTTPIEAAPPLGRFSSRFSAAPVAEPALPAPAQETETPQPEAMASLAADSVAAIKSRFSTTPAPAPKATEEKSNANNPMPIMSSAGSLLGSLASRLASNMTSSQSAEPETTESLAPTVTLPSQPTAAPQPTAVAEAPQPETGSQASLRIVGEKPSEPQPETPPEAKLIKPAPIVEAQPLPSRPVVTAAPRDMPTTTRPTWQAGETKIEPVATPVATTPQPQPRLNRAFASTAASASIPTTNYVPAQNASSTKVVTTDDAMPHRLPPTIEVSSDTDKGVTKEADPAWVQQMIQSGSFIPGQRFVPTQTPQPLPIGQQSAQPLANPAQPPATAITPTQTQPTTYVVQPGDDLATIARRTLGDAARWGELFRLNRNVIGDYPDQMKPGMTLRLPQ
- a CDS encoding ATP-binding protein — its product is MPSLFVIQGNDQGRRFELNDAVVTIGRDRTNTIQLHDTEISRRHAEIRMDGPRYELVDLESSNGCYINNEMITRSYLTSGDRVQLGRTLMIFTHAETASEVREAQRDPLVRQDMVSDGSRIIRTVHHSEGSQIFMLPSAGGATGEWFNAARANLQLMYHTALAVSRTLDIDQLLDYIMGLVFDWIDADRGCVMLLDEESLHFTPKARRFRPGRKGADEAIVISRTILDFVLEKREGVLTTNASDDDRWDPAGSIITQGVREAICVPMQGRYGIVGAIYLDTFTAPGDVAMQKKRRFNDDHLKLMVAVAHQAALAVEDTNYYSAVVQSERLAAVGQAVAAISHHVKNILQGIRGGSYLVEEGIKGADVGLIEKGWGIVERNQERISTLVMDMLSYSKEREPDLSAANINDTVGDVVELMQARAAEFGVELHYSPLPQDIQLMFDVEGLHRAVLNVVSNAIDATQSVDGAKVDVSVSLDEQAQRLNIDVVDNGCGIPPEKMEAIFTAFESSKGNRGTGLGLPVSQKILREHGGDIVVESQPGAGSRFTLYFPAHVAVATPPPILDRPTQLE
- a CDS encoding glycosyltransferase — its product is MTPAKSSPHASTRIRVALVITELEVGGAERCLANLATRLDRTRFDVAVISLASRPAPGRDVLVRQLEEEGIGVTFLNCDSKWRLPIAVRRLSRLLSAASPHVVHSFLFHANVASSMAMGRRRKSKLIHGLRVAEQGSWRRWLQSHYAKKADLTLVVSRKLKQFARDVLQVRSLVTPNGIDLVEFDEQTTQDIGMKQVDGRKRMIAVGRLDPQKGFDWLLDTLRDFLLGSDDWELQIVGAGPQENALKDQARKLHLIDRVQFLGRRADVPQLLSDADLFLLSSRWEGMPNALIEAMAARLPVVATDVEGVAQLLGPLHAAQLSPAGDAEEFVNRVSVLAADATLRVELGEANRARVESHFTLDKMVKRHAKVYRCAARSLDSVLASPPENR
- a CDS encoding MBL fold metallo-hydrolase, which gives rise to MLEIDAVISMPFDENTYIVRNEGASDCLVVDPGLEPGKILDFLKQHQLTPVAILNTHGHSDHIGGNAALKRTYPDAPLIIGRGDAEKLTDPQKNLSAAFGVALISPPADQLVDEGDVLDLAGIKLEVREAPGHSVGHVVFIIHDAKAILGGDVLFAGSIGRTDFFDGDFGALRDAIHDKLFTLPGDFVVYPGHGPETTIAEEIAENPFVGKPAGYRG